Genomic segment of Chrysiogenia bacterium:
CCAGGTCGATGAGAAAGAGCGGGCGGTAGCGGCGCGCCCGCATGACCGGATCAAGCCGCGCTTTGGTGATGACGTAGTGGGGCGCCGCCGCCGAAGAGATCACGATGTCGGCCTTCGTGAGCTCGCCGTCGATGTCGTCCCAGCCGATGGCGTAGCCGCCAAAGCGCGAGGCCAGCTTCGCGGCGCGCTCGTAGGTGCGGTTGGCGATGGTGATCTTCGAGAGACCAGCGGCCAGCAGGTGCTCGACCGCCAGCTCGGCCATCTCACCGGCGCCGATGAGCAGCGCTTCCTTGTCTTCGAGTTTACCGAAGATGCGGCGTGCCAGTTCGACCCCCGCGTAGCTCACCGACACCGCGTTCTCTGCGATCTTCGTTTCCGTGCGCACGCGCTTGGCCACCTGGAAGGTCTTGTGGAAAAGGCGGTTGAGCATGGGCCCGCACGTGCCCGCGTCGCAGGCGGCGTGATAGGCCTCCTTGACCTGCCCGACGATCTGGGGCTCGCCGAGCACCATGGAGTCGAGCGAGGCGGCCACGCGGAACAAATGATTCACTGCCTCGTACGAGTGGTAGTGATAGAGCACCGGATGCAGCTCGGTCTCGGGAACCTTGCGGTTCTCGGCGAGAAATCCCGAGACAATTTTGGAAAGCCCGCGCCCGGCCGGGCCGCTGGCGACAAGCTCGGTGCGGTTACAGG
This window contains:
- a CDS encoding glutamyl-tRNA reductase, which produces MDLVVVGISHRTAPIELRERLAFASEQLSEALQDLRGREHVDEAVIISTCNRTELVASGPAGRGLSKIVSGFLAENRKVPETELHPVLYHYHSYEAVNHLFRVAASLDSMVLGEPQIVGQVKEAYHAACDAGTCGPMLNRLFHKTFQVAKRVRTETKIAENAVSVSYAGVELARRIFGKLEDKEALLIGAGEMAELAVEHLLAAGLSKITIANRTYERAAKLASRFGGYAIGWDDIDGELTKADIVISSAAAPHYVITKARLDPVMRARRYRPLFLIDLGVPRNIDPDAGDLEGCYVYDLDDLEGVVEENKKARYAEAQEAEKIIEAETEEFENYLNGLRVVPTIVTLRRRFDEVRKAEFEKIVGKLDGIGDAERERIEHLTNAIVNKLLHEPIAALKKAEADGDGAEVTQTVRRLFGLDDDDEAPPLQEIKGEKK